In Candidatus Methanomethylophilaceae archaeon, the following are encoded in one genomic region:
- a CDS encoding DNA-directed RNA polymerase subunit L, with translation MQTYLIEDTGETAVIGFKDANVTLITPLIKTLYDDSNVEMVRYVDKHPELEDRTLFVQVKEGSALEAIKKASIAIADYFRL, from the coding sequence ATGCAGACCTACCTCATCGAGGACACCGGCGAAACCGCCGTCATCGGATTCAAGGATGCCAACGTCACCCTTATCACCCCTCTCATAAAGACCCTCTACGACGATTCCAACGTCGAGATGGTGAGGTACGTGGACAAGCACCCCGAGCTCGAGGACAGGACCCTTTTCGTCCAGGTCAAGGAAGGGAGCGCCCTGGAAGCCATAAAGAAAGCGTCGATCGCTATCGCCGATTATTTCAGGCTCTGA
- a CDS encoding DEAD/DEAH box helicase family protein: MNAVSHPRIAPGKVEERKYQTAMVSGCIGCNTLVILPTGLGKTVVALRTAAEFLSKGKVLILAPTKPLVDQHSRFFTETLVGTSVAVMTGTMKPDKRADVVSSSDVIISTPQCVANDLESGKYNLDAFSLVIYDEAHRGVGNYSYVTVAGHCWSGMRSIGMTASPGSDYEKIREVCGNLDLRRIDIRSDDDPDVSPYVYDTYINRIEVNLPPDLVKISSILRSMLDTHTESLIALGLMDRGWPASTKHMLMIGAGLQRRAANGERSTTVFRGLSLQAICIKILHAISLVETQGMTALRIYLDKLVAESNQVKGGKAAKTIVSDKRFKEVLRISQNTNAEHPKISKAMSLVSMIMTDDPDSKVLVFSQYRDTCDLLVSKISQIPGARVGKLVGQANGGLKQKEQIDLLTRFRSGEFNVVVSTSVGEEGLDVSSTNAVIFYEPVPSEIRTIQRRGRTGRKNDGEVYVLIAKGTMDEVSDRSSKRKEDDMRGRLEKLSEELSRSSPYSSRRKQSGIDDF, encoded by the coding sequence ATGAATGCTGTGTCCCATCCGCGCATAGCACCGGGGAAGGTGGAGGAGAGGAAATACCAGACCGCCATGGTCAGCGGCTGCATCGGATGCAATACCTTGGTCATACTTCCCACCGGTCTCGGCAAGACTGTTGTCGCGCTGAGGACGGCCGCGGAGTTCCTTTCCAAGGGGAAGGTCTTGATATTGGCACCTACGAAGCCGCTGGTGGACCAGCACAGCAGGTTCTTCACGGAGACGCTGGTGGGCACTTCGGTCGCGGTGATGACGGGAACCATGAAGCCGGACAAGAGGGCGGATGTGGTTTCGTCCTCGGATGTCATCATAAGCACGCCCCAGTGCGTCGCCAACGATCTGGAATCGGGTAAGTACAATCTGGACGCTTTTTCCCTGGTGATCTATGACGAAGCCCACCGCGGAGTGGGAAACTATTCGTACGTGACCGTGGCCGGCCATTGCTGGAGCGGAATGCGTTCGATTGGCATGACCGCATCTCCAGGAAGCGATTACGAGAAGATCAGGGAGGTCTGCGGGAATCTGGATCTGCGCAGGATAGACATCAGGTCGGACGACGACCCGGACGTGTCCCCGTACGTTTATGATACATACATCAACAGGATAGAGGTCAATCTCCCGCCTGATCTGGTGAAGATTTCGAGCATACTTAGGTCGATGCTCGATACGCATACGGAATCTTTGATCGCGCTGGGCCTCATGGACCGCGGATGGCCGGCGTCCACGAAGCATATGCTGATGATCGGCGCCGGGCTGCAGAGGAGGGCCGCGAACGGCGAGAGGAGCACGACCGTATTCAGGGGCCTCTCTTTGCAGGCCATATGCATCAAGATCCTCCACGCGATATCGCTGGTAGAGACGCAGGGCATGACCGCGCTCAGAATCTATCTGGACAAGCTCGTGGCCGAATCCAATCAGGTGAAGGGCGGGAAGGCAGCTAAGACTATAGTGAGCGACAAGAGATTCAAGGAGGTCCTGAGAATTTCCCAGAATACCAACGCGGAGCATCCCAAAATTTCCAAGGCGATGTCTCTGGTCAGCATGATAATGACTGACGACCCAGACAGCAAGGTTCTGGTCTTTTCGCAATATAGGGATACCTGTGATCTTCTTGTTTCAAAGATTTCTCAGATACCAGGGGCCAGAGTTGGCAAGCTGGTCGGTCAGGCCAACGGGGGCCTGAAGCAGAAGGAGCAGATCGATCTCCTGACGAGATTCCGCTCCGGGGAATTCAACGTCGTGGTCTCGACGTCCGTCGGTGAGGAAGGGCTTGACGTGTCCAGCACCAACGCGGTCATATTCTACGAGCCGGTGCCGTCTGAAATCAGGACGATCCAAAGGCGCGGCCGCACCGGAAGGAAGAACGACGGCGAAGTGTACGTCCTTATCGCTAAGGGAACAATGGACGAGGTTTCGGACAGGAGCAGCAAGAGGAAAGAGGATGATATGCGCGGAAGGCTCGAGAAGCTCAGCGAAGAGCTCAGCAGATCATCGCCCTATTCGTCCCGCAGGAAGCAATCCGGGATCGACGATTTCTGA
- a CDS encoding ATP-dependent DNA ligase, with protein MLYSDLASTFDRLESTGSRLEMASILAELFRGADKGEIRDIAYLCQGKLHPDFYPSVLGMSDKLVLKAIVEATFADEKKAEQLLIKSGDPGEVVVALMGKKKQTSLFAFDSAPEKGDLSVEDVVKALGQMEKASGKRSQDKKIEIFKGLITKSTPNEAKYLSRMVTGRMRVGAGDMTILDALAEAFATKEERPDIERAFNVTCDIGLVAQTIAEGGMDSIRQIGVRVGSPVKVMLAERLPSVPELVEKMGGRCAIEYKYDGIRVQAHIGKDGSVKLFSRRLEDLTPNFPDIAQSLRTRCKCEEAIIEGECVAIHPETGFMLPFQTVTHRRKKHGMDEAIRDVPVRIFMFDILYADGKDLTSLPFPERRKALEDNFSLGGMVQMTTMKIVESPEEGERFFASAVAARCEGIMAKSLSPESVYRAGSRGFLWIKYKKDYQQALTDSFDLVVVGAFYGMGKRAGKYGALLMAAFDPEEGLFETVCKLGTGFDDEFLDGMAGLLGDDISETMPRSVDAEMVPDVWFEPTVVLEVVAAEITLSPIHTAARDLIKEGAGLGIRFPRFTGRVRDDKAPEQATTVDEIVRMYGMQSHDSDGLSSEEGKPGEE; from the coding sequence ATGCTCTATTCCGACCTCGCATCCACCTTCGACAGGCTAGAATCCACCGGCAGCCGTCTTGAGATGGCTTCCATATTGGCGGAATTATTCCGCGGGGCGGACAAAGGCGAAATCAGGGATATAGCGTATCTGTGCCAGGGGAAACTGCATCCCGATTTCTATCCGTCAGTTCTGGGCATGTCAGATAAGCTGGTTCTCAAGGCGATAGTGGAGGCGACATTCGCGGATGAGAAGAAGGCGGAGCAGCTTCTCATCAAGAGCGGCGATCCCGGCGAGGTTGTGGTCGCCCTCATGGGGAAGAAAAAGCAGACCAGCCTTTTCGCGTTCGACAGCGCTCCCGAAAAGGGCGATCTTTCGGTGGAAGATGTGGTCAAAGCCCTGGGACAGATGGAAAAGGCCAGCGGAAAGAGGTCACAAGACAAGAAAATAGAGATTTTCAAAGGGCTGATAACCAAATCCACCCCAAATGAAGCCAAGTATCTGTCCAGGATGGTCACCGGCAGGATGAGGGTAGGTGCCGGGGACATGACCATACTGGATGCTTTGGCCGAGGCTTTCGCCACAAAGGAGGAGCGCCCGGACATCGAGAGGGCGTTCAATGTTACCTGCGATATAGGTTTGGTTGCCCAGACGATAGCCGAAGGTGGGATGGATTCCATCAGGCAGATCGGAGTGAGAGTCGGGAGCCCAGTGAAGGTCATGCTCGCCGAGCGTCTTCCGTCTGTTCCCGAGTTAGTCGAGAAAATGGGAGGGAGGTGCGCCATCGAATACAAATACGATGGGATCAGGGTCCAGGCACACATCGGTAAGGACGGCAGCGTCAAGCTGTTCTCCCGCAGGCTCGAGGATCTCACCCCCAATTTCCCTGATATCGCGCAGTCGCTGAGGACCCGCTGCAAATGCGAAGAGGCCATTATCGAAGGGGAATGCGTAGCGATACACCCGGAGACCGGATTCATGCTTCCATTCCAGACTGTGACGCACAGGAGGAAGAAGCATGGGATGGACGAGGCCATCCGCGACGTCCCGGTCAGGATATTCATGTTTGACATCCTTTATGCGGACGGAAAAGATCTGACTTCCCTCCCATTCCCGGAACGCAGGAAGGCTCTCGAGGATAATTTCTCTCTCGGCGGGATGGTCCAGATGACCACCATGAAGATTGTCGAGAGTCCGGAGGAGGGCGAAAGGTTCTTCGCATCCGCCGTAGCCGCGAGATGCGAGGGCATCATGGCCAAATCCTTGTCTCCTGAATCCGTATACAGGGCAGGCTCCAGAGGGTTCCTGTGGATAAAATACAAGAAGGATTATCAGCAGGCCCTCACCGATTCGTTCGATTTGGTGGTGGTCGGAGCCTTCTATGGCATGGGGAAGAGGGCAGGCAAGTATGGTGCCTTGCTGATGGCGGCCTTTGATCCCGAGGAAGGCCTTTTCGAGACCGTCTGCAAGCTCGGAACCGGTTTCGACGACGAATTTTTGGACGGGATGGCAGGGCTTCTGGGCGACGATATCTCCGAGACCATGCCGAGGTCCGTGGACGCCGAGATGGTCCCAGATGTCTGGTTCGAGCCTACGGTGGTTCTGGAGGTCGTCGCGGCCGAGATAACCCTGAGCCCTATCCACACGGCAGCCAGGGATCTCATAAAAGAGGGTGCTGGCCTCGGCATAAGGTTCCCCAGGTTCACCGGCCGCGTCAGAGATGACAAGGCTCCGGAGCAGGCCACTACCGTGGACGAGATCGTAAGGATGTACGGGATGCAGTCCCACGATTCCGACGGTCTATCTTCAGAGGAAGGAAAACCGGGCGAAGAGTGA
- a CDS encoding iron-sulfur cluster assembly accessory protein — protein sequence MVQITSDAEKFINDLLEKNGKVGYGIKIYLAGMACSGPQFGMSFQQQANDGETVDKTANGFDMFYDEATAEELNKCIIEFIDDPDFGTGLRIRDPNFNGCSSCGGGCH from the coding sequence ATGGTCCAAATCACATCTGATGCGGAGAAGTTCATCAATGACCTTCTCGAAAAGAACGGCAAAGTAGGTTACGGCATCAAAATCTACCTCGCGGGAATGGCCTGTTCTGGGCCCCAGTTCGGGATGAGCTTCCAACAGCAGGCCAACGATGGCGAGACCGTAGACAAAACCGCCAATGGTTTCGACATGTTCTATGACGAAGCTACAGCCGAAGAACTCAACAAATGCATAATCGAATTCATCGACGACCCCGACTTCGGAACCGGCCTCAGGATCCGCGACCCCAACTTCAACGGATGCTCCTCCTGCGGCGGCGGATGCCACTGA
- a CDS encoding carboxymuconolactone decarboxylase family protein produces MEEDPREREIADKILEAIKREYGFIPVVNQVMQTRPDIFIAQSNLNKAVFEGKNELDDKTKYLCAVSAAAANCGEYCIGVHMRHALDAGATKDEILEAVTIGCHVAMNRAQSYALRRYAELFDIDTDEGYLRNVK; encoded by the coding sequence ATGGAAGAGGATCCCAGAGAAAGAGAGATAGCAGACAAGATACTGGAAGCGATAAAACGCGAATACGGGTTCATACCTGTGGTCAATCAGGTGATGCAGACCCGCCCGGACATTTTCATCGCCCAAAGCAACCTGAACAAAGCGGTTTTCGAAGGAAAAAACGAATTGGACGACAAAACAAAGTATCTATGCGCCGTGTCAGCCGCTGCCGCGAACTGCGGAGAATACTGCATCGGAGTGCACATGAGACATGCCTTGGATGCCGGAGCGACCAAAGACGAGATACTGGAGGCGGTGACGATCGGATGCCATGTAGCCATGAACCGCGCCCAATCCTATGCTCTCAGAAGATACGCGGAACTCTTCGATATCGACACGGATGAGGGTTATTTGCGCAACGTTAAATAA
- a CDS encoding leucine-rich repeat domain-containing protein has product MGYFCDFRKNDIWRMIAVVAVVLAAAAFLISALPDGSDGVQSGTCGDDVTWVLNDDGVLMISGSGPMYNYDGYYDDGAELVSPFADKSFEKVIIEYGVTSIGDVAFTDSYILNLEIANSVTYIGRAAFFGGSGLESVVIPDSVGYIGDSAFGMHAELKTVVLPDSLSYIGDGAFDNTPIKSIELPSALTFIGDSLLLSSPITSITIPPSVTYIGCQAFAWCTFLADVFIPPSVVQIKDGAFEDCRSLGFITIPDSVTSIGKDAFKGIEFFDEKGNRLAANVENLCGYTFEGNNGVLIRDAGDGPGFVPDGVQSGKCGDDLTWELDDDGNLTIFGSGDMYDYGYPNCGPWGKGIKSVRFEGSATSIGKYAFFECTYLDAVIIPDSVIDIRYFAFSFCTSLSSVSMPSVTSIGSSAFQVCTSLSSVSMPSATSIGSDAFYECASLTSVDIPDSVTSIGGSAFYGCAALSSVTIPSSVTSIVNYTFFKCTSLSSVSMPSVTSIGSDAFPFCTSLSSVSMPSVTSIGAEAFYGCTSLSSLSMPSATSIGDGAFNNCTSLSSLSMPSMTSIGREAFYKCTSLTSVDIPDSVTSIGGSAFAGCTSLATADIGNSIISIGSNTFWGCKSLSSVSIPNSVTAIGKSAFYNCISLSSVNIPGSLEKMGKDAFGGIRFLDENGNDLPHTPESLRGYAYEGSGGVLMRMSDEIFSSGGLIFRLDSGSEDAVLVGFSEPAQHLSVPASVSYSGKDYAVSGIGPKAFYGCESLISADLGNVSEIGMKAFARCGSLESVSFGGSLGEIAPYSFFGCGSLASVTIPDSVASIGKSAFSGCVSLTSVAIPGSVASIGENAFYGLRFLDERGNLLDCSAEGLGGYAYEGSCCVLQRAADGFTFVSGGLVFKVDWSGDSDATLVGFSEPAAHLAVPASVTYEGKEYPVSEIGPKAFYGVGELVSADLGSITEIGMKAFARCSSLESVDFGDSLRSVGGYAFYACDSLSSVSIPDSAVSIGKCAFSFCVSLAEAVIPDSVETVGDRAFYDCGSISSVAIGSSVVSIGPGAFHGLVFFDENGKRLPMTAEALAGHLYLGDGDGRLYCSVA; this is encoded by the coding sequence ATGGGGTATTTTTGCGATTTCAGAAAGAATGACATCTGGCGCATGATCGCCGTCGTCGCGGTAGTCTTGGCTGCGGCGGCGTTTCTCATTTCCGCATTGCCGGACGGCTCGGACGGGGTCCAATCCGGCACTTGTGGGGACGATGTCACGTGGGTTCTGAACGATGACGGTGTTCTGATGATATCCGGTTCGGGACCGATGTATAACTACGACGGCTACTACGACGACGGCGCGGAGTTGGTCTCCCCCTTTGCAGACAAAAGTTTCGAAAAGGTAATCATCGAGTACGGGGTCACCAGCATAGGCGACGTTGCGTTTACGGATAGTTACATACTTAACCTCGAAATAGCGAATTCTGTCACCTATATAGGAAGAGCTGCATTTTTTGGAGGTTCTGGTCTTGAATCGGTAGTCATTCCGGATTCAGTGGGCTATATCGGAGATAGCGCATTCGGGATGCATGCGGAGCTAAAAACAGTGGTTCTTCCCGACTCCCTGTCGTACATCGGCGACGGTGCTTTCGATAACACTCCAATTAAGTCCATAGAACTTCCGAGCGCGTTGACCTTCATCGGCGATAGTCTGCTGTTATCTAGCCCGATCACATCAATAACCATTCCGCCTTCGGTCACCTACATAGGATGTCAAGCATTCGCCTGGTGCACATTTTTGGCCGATGTTTTCATTCCTCCCTCGGTTGTCCAGATCAAAGATGGCGCTTTCGAAGATTGCAGATCTCTGGGATTCATAACAATCCCCGACTCCGTGACCAGCATCGGCAAAGACGCATTCAAAGGCATCGAGTTCTTCGATGAGAAAGGCAACCGCCTCGCCGCCAACGTCGAGAACCTGTGCGGATATACGTTCGAAGGCAATAACGGGGTGCTCATACGCGACGCAGGCGATGGCCCCGGGTTTGTCCCGGACGGGGTTCAATCCGGCAAATGCGGGGATGATCTCACATGGGAGTTAGACGACGATGGGAACCTGACTATTTTCGGCAGCGGCGATATGTATGACTACGGTTATCCTAATTGCGGGCCCTGGGGCAAAGGGATAAAGTCCGTCCGCTTCGAAGGCTCGGCAACTAGCATAGGCAAATATGCATTTTTTGAATGCACGTATTTGGATGCTGTCATCATACCAGATTCGGTAATAGATATCAGATATTTTGCGTTCAGCTTCTGCACCTCCCTCTCCTCCGTGTCCATGCCCTCGGTGACGTCCATCGGGAGTAGCGCGTTCCAAGTCTGCACCTCCCTCTCCTCCGTGTCCATGCCCTCGGCCACTTCCATCGGGAGCGACGCGTTCTACGAATGCGCTTCCCTGACGTCCGTGGACATCCCCGATTCGGTCACCTCTATCGGGGGCTCTGCATTCTACGGTTGCGCTGCCCTCTCCTCTGTCACCATACCGTCTTCGGTCACGAGTATTGTGAATTACACGTTCTTCAAATGCACCTCCCTCTCCTCCGTGTCCATGCCCTCGGTGACGTCCATCGGGAGCGACGCGTTCCCATTCTGCACCTCCCTCTCCTCCGTGTCCATGCCCTCGGTGACGTCCATCGGAGCGGAAGCGTTCTACGGCTGCACCTCCCTCTCCTCCTTGTCCATGCCCTCGGCGACGTCCATCGGGGACGGGGCGTTCAACAACTGCACCTCCCTCTCCTCCTTGTCCATGCCCTCGATGACGTCCATCGGAAGGGAAGCGTTCTACAAATGCACCTCCCTGACGTCCGTAGACATCCCCGATTCGGTAACATCCATCGGGGGTAGCGCGTTCGCCGGATGCACCTCCCTTGCCACCGCAGACATCGGGAACTCTATCATTAGCATTGGAAGTAATACGTTCTGGGGCTGCAAATCCCTGTCCTCAGTATCCATTCCGAACTCGGTCACGGCCATCGGAAAATCCGCGTTCTACAATTGCATCTCGCTTTCCAGCGTGAACATCCCTGGCTCTCTGGAAAAGATGGGGAAGGATGCGTTCGGCGGGATCAGATTCCTGGACGAGAACGGGAACGATCTCCCCCATACACCGGAGAGTCTCAGAGGATACGCCTACGAAGGCAGCGGCGGCGTGCTGATGCGCATGTCGGACGAGATATTCAGCTCAGGCGGACTGATTTTCAGGCTGGATTCCGGCAGTGAGGATGCCGTTTTGGTCGGCTTCTCCGAGCCGGCACAGCATCTGTCTGTCCCTGCGTCGGTGTCCTATTCGGGGAAGGACTACGCGGTCTCTGGAATAGGCCCCAAGGCCTTCTACGGATGCGAATCCCTGATCTCGGCGGACCTCGGAAACGTATCCGAGATAGGGATGAAGGCTTTCGCCCGCTGCGGGTCGCTGGAAAGCGTCAGCTTCGGCGGTTCTCTCGGGGAGATAGCGCCGTACTCGTTCTTCGGATGCGGTTCCCTTGCCTCCGTCACAATCCCGGACTCGGTTGCGTCCATAGGGAAGAGCGCGTTCAGCGGCTGCGTTTCGCTGACCAGCGTGGCTATCCCAGGCTCCGTGGCATCCATCGGGGAGAACGCGTTCTACGGGCTCAGGTTCCTGGACGAGAGAGGAAATCTCCTTGACTGCTCGGCCGAAGGCCTGGGCGGATACGCGTACGAGGGGAGCTGCTGCGTGCTCCAGCGCGCGGCGGACGGATTCACGTTCGTCTCCGGCGGGCTGGTGTTCAAGGTTGACTGGTCAGGCGATTCTGACGCCACATTGGTCGGCTTCTCCGAGCCAGCGGCGCATTTGGCTGTCCCGGCATCGGTTACATACGAAGGGAAGGAATATCCCGTATCCGAGATCGGCCCCAAGGCCTTTTATGGCGTCGGAGAGCTGGTCTCCGCCGATCTGGGAAGTATAACAGAGATAGGCATGAAGGCGTTCGCCCGCTGCTCGTCGCTGGAAAGCGTCGATTTCGGGGATTCCCTGAGGTCAGTGGGAGGGTACGCTTTCTACGCATGCGACTCCCTGTCCTCCGTGTCCATCCCGGATTCCGCGGTGTCCATAGGAAAGTGTGCGTTCTCGTTCTGCGTATCACTCGCGGAAGCAGTCATTCCCGATTCGGTGGAAACAGTTGGCGACCGCGCGTTCTATGATTGTGGCTCCATTTCTTCGGTGGCCATAGGGAGTTCGGTCGTATCGATCGGCCCCGGCGCTTTCCATGGGCTTGTATTCTTCGACGAAAACGGAAAGAGGCTGCCGATGACCGCAGAGGCCCTCGCCGGCCACCTGTACTTGGGGGACGGCGACGGGAGACTGTACTGCTCCGTCGCTTGA
- a CDS encoding acetate--CoA ligase family protein, with product MKSLLAPTSVAIIGASNDETKLGGMLVKNMINAGFKGKLYPVNPKGGIIQGYKAYTNVTEIGEPVDLAVIAVKAAFVPGEMANLGKAGIKYATILTAGFKEDSPEGAELEKKLKEEAKKYGVRFFGPNCFGNMNPGAGVNATFAHLLPKPGNITIFSQSGAVGSSIIDWAYRNQIGFANFITFGNKADIDEADLIDQISADPQTKVIGMYCEGISNGEKFVKAIESMPVKKPIVIFKSGRTQAGSAAASSHTGSLAGSDAVNNVVFNKLNIHRALDLDEMFDVLKVFSSCSPMKKDGIGIITNAGGLGVMSADATFEAPYIHAVKFSDETIKEIRERVPSVAGVTNPIDVRGDAKPEYFREVVRILYKDPQVGGLVIMGSPLDTADLESVAKILVEMKDEIPVPAVVCFAGGYKCDRANEILRNGGFPCFDTPDRAVRALNALRKYTIRSEIAHDPLKTPAVSGRAQTEAIIKKARSEGRNSLTESEGKQIFTAYGVPIPGEGTANSAEEAVKECDRIGYPVVMKVVSPDIKHKTDVGGVVVGVKDSAAAKEAYEKIMGSCRKNMPDARIDGVSIQQMVSGQEVILSMIRDSQFGPVVSFGLGGIYVEILREISQAHVPMTEQQLDEMITTTKAYKLLSGARGLPPSDIDAMKDAIRRIVLIAQENPEIHELEINPVIVGLKGKGCWAVDALVTLFKE from the coding sequence ATGAAGTCATTGCTGGCTCCAACGTCCGTCGCGATCATCGGGGCATCCAACGACGAGACCAAACTCGGCGGGATGCTCGTTAAAAACATGATAAACGCGGGGTTCAAGGGAAAACTGTACCCTGTCAACCCCAAAGGCGGAATCATTCAGGGCTACAAAGCTTACACGAACGTAACCGAAATCGGAGAGCCCGTGGATCTCGCGGTCATCGCAGTCAAGGCCGCATTCGTCCCCGGAGAGATGGCGAACCTCGGGAAGGCCGGGATAAAATATGCGACCATCCTGACCGCAGGCTTCAAAGAGGACAGCCCGGAGGGGGCGGAGCTCGAGAAGAAGCTCAAAGAGGAAGCGAAAAAGTACGGGGTAAGATTCTTCGGCCCGAACTGCTTCGGAAACATGAATCCCGGAGCAGGTGTCAACGCTACTTTCGCGCACCTTCTCCCCAAACCCGGCAACATCACAATATTCTCCCAGTCCGGAGCCGTCGGATCGTCCATCATCGATTGGGCTTACCGCAACCAGATCGGTTTCGCCAATTTCATAACGTTCGGCAACAAGGCCGACATCGACGAAGCGGACCTCATCGACCAGATTTCGGCCGACCCGCAGACCAAAGTCATAGGCATGTACTGCGAAGGCATCTCCAACGGAGAGAAATTCGTCAAGGCCATCGAGAGCATGCCCGTGAAGAAGCCCATCGTGATCTTCAAGTCCGGAAGGACCCAGGCCGGATCCGCCGCTGCTTCGTCCCACACCGGGTCCCTCGCAGGGTCCGATGCCGTCAACAACGTCGTGTTCAACAAGCTGAACATCCACAGGGCACTCGATCTGGATGAGATGTTCGATGTACTGAAAGTGTTCAGCAGCTGCAGCCCCATGAAGAAGGACGGCATAGGCATCATCACCAACGCCGGAGGGCTGGGCGTCATGTCTGCCGACGCAACTTTCGAGGCTCCTTACATCCACGCCGTCAAATTCTCCGACGAGACCATCAAAGAGATCAGAGAGAGGGTCCCCAGCGTCGCAGGCGTCACCAACCCCATCGACGTCCGCGGCGACGCCAAGCCCGAGTATTTCAGGGAAGTCGTCAGAATCCTCTACAAGGATCCGCAGGTGGGCGGCCTCGTCATCATGGGATCGCCTCTGGACACGGCCGATCTGGAATCCGTCGCAAAGATCCTCGTCGAGATGAAGGACGAGATCCCGGTGCCTGCCGTCGTGTGCTTCGCGGGCGGATACAAGTGCGACCGCGCCAACGAAATCCTCAGGAACGGAGGATTCCCCTGCTTCGACACTCCCGACAGGGCCGTCAGGGCGCTCAACGCTCTGAGGAAATACACCATCCGCTCGGAGATCGCGCACGATCCCCTCAAGACCCCCGCAGTCTCCGGAAGGGCCCAGACCGAAGCCATCATCAAGAAGGCAAGGTCGGAAGGCAGAAACTCCCTCACCGAATCCGAAGGGAAGCAGATCTTCACCGCTTATGGTGTCCCGATCCCCGGAGAGGGAACCGCCAACAGCGCCGAGGAAGCCGTCAAAGAATGCGACAGGATTGGATACCCCGTCGTCATGAAGGTGGTCTCCCCAGACATCAAGCACAAGACCGATGTGGGAGGCGTCGTGGTCGGCGTCAAGGATTCCGCGGCCGCCAAGGAAGCCTATGAGAAGATCATGGGCTCCTGCAGGAAGAACATGCCCGACGCAAGGATCGACGGCGTTTCGATCCAGCAGATGGTCTCCGGCCAGGAAGTAATCCTGTCCATGATCCGCGACTCCCAGTTCGGGCCTGTCGTCTCCTTCGGTCTCGGAGGGATTTACGTGGAGATCCTAAGGGAGATATCCCAGGCTCACGTCCCCATGACCGAGCAGCAGCTTGACGAGATGATCACCACCACCAAGGCATACAAGCTCCTCTCCGGAGCCAGAGGCCTTCCC